One stretch of Roseimicrobium sp. ORNL1 DNA includes these proteins:
- a CDS encoding DUF1549 domain-containing protein codes for MIPRSTALLLHATALGLALPISVAAASTEDAEKHYVQKVLPLFKEKCLACHGDDPKKFKGGLDMRTREAMLAGGDSGEAGFVPKDPAKSLLMKVVTREDEDLAMPPKENDKLTAEQIETVRKWVADGAPWPDDKKLADLQKHAWESADGVPMKTSGGLSVDWTNRRYKAEDLWAYQPLKISDLRFEISNEGAREIHTVDGFINAKMKTLGVTPAPLADRRTLIRRASYDLIGLPPSPEEVEAFVKDPLLEKEAFAKVVERLLASPHYGEHWGRHWLDVARYADSSGFANDYERGNAWRYRDYVIRSFNADKPYDQFILEQIAGDEIAEQNKDAAASELYIAPGFLRMGPWELTGMEVAKVARQRFLDDVTDIVGQAFMGHTLQCARCHDHKFDPIPTRDYYAMQACFSTTQLVERAAPFLPAENVQGFEEIKTLRLREQEHLATLARLSEKSAAAARQWYAEKKRDPAPFEKALAEVKNPATGEATATGNKKGKAKRQRGGYDEARNKLMQQGIPEDQLPPRHAGFNTEDYGMDRVARKGLERLKWETERYEPIAFSVYSGRTPEMKSVSAPLRMPPNRMTTGELEETSILGGGDPFSPKERVAPGVLSAAAESWGHRTTITGDIAGRRLDLAKWIASPQNALTTRTMVNRIWQWHFGKAIAGNPNNFGGTGKKPTHPEMLDWLAGEFVAKGWSLKAMHRLIMSSDAYRRSAQHPDRELLVKKDPEGVSYAAFMPRRLRAEELRDSMLSASGELNVTMGGIPVRPEINLEAALQPRQVMGTFAAAWQPNALPEQRHRRSIYALKIRGLADPFMEVFNEPSPEFSCEARDASNVTPQVFSLFNSEATYDRAVALALRVLKETNGDRKVALQRANLLTTGATPDDARTALLLTHWDQMTAKHAGTSLAPSTRPKEIIREAVEENTGEKFSFSERLHVYENFVPDKKMSDVDANTRGLAEVCLVLLNSNEFAYVY; via the coding sequence ATGATTCCGAGATCCACGGCTTTGCTCCTTCATGCCACCGCACTGGGCCTGGCACTTCCGATCAGCGTCGCCGCAGCCAGCACTGAGGACGCGGAGAAACACTATGTGCAGAAGGTGCTGCCCCTCTTCAAGGAGAAGTGCCTGGCCTGCCACGGTGATGACCCGAAGAAGTTCAAGGGTGGGCTGGACATGCGCACGCGTGAGGCGATGCTCGCCGGTGGAGACAGTGGCGAGGCGGGTTTCGTGCCGAAGGACCCGGCGAAGAGCCTGCTCATGAAGGTGGTGACGCGCGAAGACGAGGATCTCGCGATGCCGCCGAAGGAAAACGACAAGCTCACGGCGGAGCAGATTGAAACGGTGCGCAAGTGGGTGGCCGATGGTGCACCGTGGCCAGATGACAAGAAGCTGGCGGACCTGCAGAAGCACGCGTGGGAATCCGCGGATGGTGTGCCGATGAAGACAAGCGGCGGGCTCTCGGTGGATTGGACGAATCGCCGCTACAAGGCTGAGGATCTCTGGGCGTACCAGCCGCTGAAGATTTCAGATTTGAGATTTGAGATTTCAAATGAAGGGGCGAGGGAAATCCATACGGTGGATGGGTTCATCAATGCGAAGATGAAGACGCTGGGTGTGACACCTGCGCCGTTGGCGGACCGCAGGACGCTGATTCGCCGGGCCTCGTATGACTTGATTGGGCTGCCGCCCTCACCGGAGGAGGTGGAGGCATTCGTGAAAGATCCACTGCTGGAGAAGGAAGCGTTTGCCAAGGTGGTGGAGCGCTTGCTGGCGAGCCCACATTATGGCGAGCACTGGGGCCGGCACTGGCTGGATGTGGCGCGCTATGCGGACTCCTCTGGTTTTGCCAATGACTACGAGCGCGGCAATGCGTGGCGGTATCGCGACTACGTCATTCGCTCGTTCAATGCGGACAAGCCGTATGACCAGTTCATCCTGGAGCAGATTGCCGGGGATGAGATCGCAGAGCAGAACAAGGATGCTGCTGCGTCTGAGCTATACATCGCGCCGGGCTTCCTGCGCATGGGTCCGTGGGAACTCACCGGCATGGAAGTGGCGAAGGTGGCCCGCCAGCGCTTCTTGGATGATGTCACAGACATCGTAGGCCAGGCTTTCATGGGGCACACGCTGCAGTGCGCGCGGTGCCATGATCACAAGTTCGACCCCATCCCCACGCGCGACTACTATGCGATGCAAGCTTGTTTCTCGACCACGCAACTTGTGGAGCGTGCGGCGCCGTTCCTGCCAGCGGAGAACGTGCAGGGCTTTGAGGAAATCAAAACACTGCGTCTGCGTGAGCAGGAACATCTGGCGACACTGGCCCGACTGAGCGAGAAGTCCGCCGCCGCCGCGCGACAATGGTATGCGGAGAAGAAGCGCGATCCGGCGCCCTTTGAAAAAGCGCTGGCTGAGGTGAAGAACCCCGCGACTGGGGAGGCTACTGCAACTGGCAACAAGAAGGGCAAGGCAAAGCGCCAGCGCGGTGGCTATGACGAGGCGCGCAACAAGCTGATGCAGCAGGGCATTCCCGAAGACCAACTCCCGCCTCGCCATGCAGGGTTCAACACGGAAGACTACGGCATGGATCGCGTGGCCCGCAAAGGGCTGGAGCGACTGAAGTGGGAGACGGAGCGGTATGAACCCATTGCTTTCAGCGTGTACAGTGGGCGTACGCCGGAAATGAAATCCGTGTCGGCGCCACTGCGCATGCCGCCGAATCGCATGACCACAGGCGAACTGGAGGAGACGAGCATCCTCGGAGGTGGCGACCCTTTCTCGCCGAAGGAGAGGGTGGCGCCCGGTGTGCTCTCAGCCGCAGCGGAATCCTGGGGACATCGGACGACGATCACGGGTGACATCGCAGGCAGACGTCTGGATCTCGCGAAGTGGATTGCCTCACCGCAGAACGCGCTCACCACGCGCACCATGGTGAACCGCATCTGGCAGTGGCACTTTGGCAAGGCCATCGCGGGCAATCCGAACAACTTCGGCGGCACGGGCAAGAAGCCCACACATCCCGAGATGCTCGACTGGCTCGCGGGTGAATTCGTGGCGAAGGGGTGGTCCCTCAAGGCGATGCACCGCCTCATCATGTCCAGCGATGCGTATCGTCGCAGCGCGCAGCATCCGGATCGCGAGTTGTTGGTGAAGAAGGATCCGGAAGGCGTGAGCTATGCGGCCTTCATGCCGCGACGCCTGCGTGCGGAAGAACTGCGCGACAGCATGCTCTCCGCCTCGGGAGAACTGAACGTGACCATGGGCGGCATCCCCGTGCGCCCGGAAATCAACCTGGAAGCAGCGCTGCAACCACGTCAGGTGATGGGCACCTTCGCCGCTGCCTGGCAGCCGAATGCCCTGCCCGAGCAGCGTCATCGCCGCAGCATCTATGCACTGAAGATTCGCGGGCTCGCCGATCCCTTCATGGAAGTCTTCAACGAACCCTCACCGGAGTTCTCATGTGAAGCGCGTGATGCCAGCAATGTGACGCCACAGGTCTTCAGCCTCTTCAACAGCGAGGCCACGTATGACCGCGCTGTGGCTCTGGCGTTGCGGGTGCTGAAGGAGACGAATGGCGACCGCAAAGTCGCTCTGCAGCGCGCCAACCTGCTCACAACAGGTGCGACACCGGATGACGCACGCACCGCCCTGCTGTTGACGCACTGGGACCAGATGACTGCAAAACACGCAGGCACTTCCCTGGCTCCGAGCACACGTCCGAAGGAAATTATTCGTGAAGCGGTGGAAGAGAATACAGGAGAGAAGTTTTCATTTTCCGAGCGCCTGCACGTGTATGAGAACTTCGTGCCGGACAAGAAGATGAGCGACGTGGATGCGAACACGCGCGGGCTCGCGGAGGTGTGCCTCGTGCTGCTGAACTCGAATGAGTTTGCGTATGTATATTGA
- a CDS encoding LamG-like jellyroll fold domain-containing protein, which produces MNQSRTDFLIAGWLNQSLSKEEFAELELVLRSEPDVRKKLRWEVNLDSLLREQASVAASLNAWQPEGGTSQSRHATKRRVAAWVPWAAAAALAVLGIAAFALMNRGNSGSQGGLVLQGDSIGPALASATEETDRGCAIITNQWNTEWLDNPPPMRAGDTLNAGRFELGCGLAQIEFFSGAQLLLEGPAVLEIVSPWEAICTDGKARVRVPPPAQGFRLLTPGMKLVDLGTEFGVHVDSAKGEGEVHVFEGEVEAHPETGKMVSLTEGMGLKRMGALYSPMDAAPADFASIDDLKDLAGKMARLRYDEWSTWSQQTKSDPRLVACYLFRHWQDWDRLVNNAAGNDKSRNGGAVGARWTQGRWPMKDALEFKRPGDRVRMKLDGEYEALTFACWVKVDGLDRRYNALLLTDGYETGEPHWQILEDGRMMFSIAYPDDGNSEKKVNQIYYSPVVFTKSKLGRWHQLVVTYDNCSGEAVQFVDGREVSREISPLYQPGRKIVYGACEMGNWGLPTKEHQFPVRNLNGCLDEFLIYSVALDPAAIRQMFEIGKPQ; this is translated from the coding sequence ATGAATCAAAGCAGGACAGACTTCCTCATTGCCGGCTGGCTCAATCAGAGCCTGTCCAAGGAGGAGTTTGCGGAGCTGGAACTCGTGCTCCGCAGTGAACCCGACGTGCGCAAAAAACTGCGCTGGGAGGTGAATCTCGACTCGCTGCTGCGTGAACAGGCCAGCGTGGCGGCCTCGCTGAATGCGTGGCAACCGGAAGGCGGCACCTCGCAGAGCCGGCACGCGACAAAGCGTCGTGTCGCAGCATGGGTACCGTGGGCGGCAGCGGCAGCACTCGCGGTGCTGGGTATTGCGGCCTTTGCCTTGATGAATCGCGGCAATTCTGGCAGCCAGGGTGGCCTGGTGCTGCAGGGTGACAGCATCGGACCTGCACTCGCATCTGCCACGGAGGAGACAGATCGCGGCTGCGCCATCATCACGAATCAGTGGAACACGGAATGGCTGGACAATCCCCCACCCATGCGCGCTGGCGATACGCTGAATGCGGGCCGCTTCGAGCTGGGCTGTGGCCTGGCACAGATTGAGTTCTTCAGCGGAGCGCAGCTCCTGCTGGAAGGACCTGCCGTGCTGGAAATCGTGTCGCCGTGGGAAGCCATCTGCACGGATGGAAAGGCGCGCGTGCGCGTGCCACCGCCCGCACAGGGTTTCAGACTGCTCACGCCCGGCATGAAGCTGGTGGACCTGGGCACGGAATTCGGCGTGCATGTGGACAGTGCAAAGGGCGAAGGCGAGGTGCATGTCTTCGAGGGTGAAGTGGAAGCCCATCCTGAAACGGGCAAGATGGTGAGCCTGACGGAAGGCATGGGTCTGAAGCGCATGGGAGCGCTCTACTCTCCGATGGATGCGGCCCCGGCGGACTTCGCGAGCATTGATGATCTGAAGGATCTCGCGGGCAAGATGGCGCGCCTCCGTTATGATGAGTGGAGCACCTGGTCGCAGCAGACCAAGAGCGATCCGCGCCTGGTGGCCTGCTACCTTTTCCGCCACTGGCAGGACTGGGACCGCCTGGTGAACAACGCGGCTGGCAATGATAAGTCCCGCAATGGTGGCGCGGTGGGCGCCCGCTGGACGCAAGGCCGCTGGCCGATGAAGGACGCGCTGGAATTCAAGCGCCCCGGGGACCGCGTGCGCATGAAGCTGGATGGCGAGTATGAAGCGCTCACCTTCGCCTGCTGGGTGAAGGTGGATGGACTCGACCGCCGCTACAATGCGCTGCTCCTCACCGATGGCTATGAAACTGGCGAGCCGCACTGGCAGATTCTGGAGGATGGGAGAATGATGTTCTCCATCGCCTATCCGGATGACGGAAACTCGGAGAAGAAGGTGAACCAGATCTACTACTCGCCCGTGGTCTTCACGAAGTCGAAGCTCGGTCGGTGGCACCAGCTCGTGGTGACGTATGACAACTGCAGCGGTGAAGCCGTGCAGTTCGTGGATGGACGCGAAGTGAGCCGCGAGATTTCCCCACTCTACCAGCCGGGTCGCAAGATTGTGTACGGCGCGTGTGAGATGGGCAACTGGGGCCTGCCGACGAAGGAACACCAGTTCCCCGTACGCAATCTCAACGGCTGCCTGGATGAGTTCCTCATCTACAGCGTCGCCCTCGATCCCGCGGCGATTCGCCAGATGTTTGAGATCGGAAAGCCGCAATGA
- a CDS encoding sigma-70 family RNA polymerase sigma factor: MPEDTPSTPRIEIEAPPETYEAFVRLFVAHEGRLRGFLRSLLPDWDDVDEVMQETSIVAWRKFDQFDRGTNFMAWSAAIARFESLKHLRRMSRDRLVFNDEILDLLAEESLEETDTLEAHRLALCKCLEKLDPRQKELLHLAYQPGVKFHEVAEKAGKSAQAFYKTIQRLRASLLECAEKHMRKEAHA; encoded by the coding sequence ATGCCTGAAGACACTCCCTCCACTCCCCGCATCGAGATAGAGGCTCCGCCGGAGACCTATGAGGCTTTTGTGCGTCTCTTTGTGGCTCATGAGGGCCGGCTTCGTGGCTTCCTGAGGAGTCTGCTGCCGGACTGGGATGATGTGGACGAGGTGATGCAGGAGACCAGCATCGTGGCGTGGCGGAAGTTTGACCAGTTCGACCGGGGCACGAACTTCATGGCGTGGTCGGCGGCGATTGCGCGATTCGAATCGCTGAAGCATCTGCGCCGCATGTCGCGTGATCGCCTTGTCTTCAATGACGAGATTCTCGACTTGCTGGCGGAAGAGTCCCTGGAGGAGACGGACACGCTGGAGGCGCATCGTCTGGCCCTTTGCAAGTGCCTGGAGAAACTCGATCCACGCCAGAAAGAGCTGCTGCATCTGGCGTATCAGCCCGGCGTGAAATTTCATGAGGTGGCAGAGAAGGCGGGCAAGAGCGCCCAGGCCTTCTACAAGACAATCCAGCGTCTCCGTGCGTCGCTGCTGGAATGCGCGGAGAAGCACATGCGCAAGGAGGCTCACGCGTGA
- a CDS encoding D-alanyl-D-alanine carboxypeptidase: protein MKLCLPELLVVCVLLLRSPALFAAEDLSTPPITTAKAWVIADGNTGEVLASHQPDEKLKSASTTKAMCAHVILELAKKDPAVLDEMVTISKLADATAGSTAGVKAGEKISVRDGLRGLLLPSGNDMGNAFAEHFHARLQPPGKETPDSVLTPGFRTRANFIAEMNREAIRLGMKNTVYRQSYGDGGEDKDPTTTARDLVILAVAAMKDPAFAEVVKTQKYTGKVLLPGTTTKTREITWENSNQLLKLGNYDGVKTGMTNLAGYCLIARGEQNGVRLIVTILGASSEEVRYAEVRNLFRWWWGRGATVRR, encoded by the coding sequence ATGAAGCTCTGCCTGCCCGAACTTCTCGTCGTCTGCGTCCTGCTGCTACGCTCCCCTGCCCTGTTCGCAGCTGAAGACCTCTCCACGCCGCCCATCACCACAGCGAAGGCCTGGGTGATTGCGGATGGAAACACGGGAGAGGTGCTGGCGTCCCACCAGCCGGATGAGAAGCTCAAGTCCGCGAGCACCACAAAGGCAATGTGTGCACATGTGATCCTGGAGCTGGCGAAGAAGGACCCGGCGGTGCTGGATGAGATGGTGACCATTTCCAAGCTCGCCGATGCCACGGCCGGCTCGACTGCGGGTGTGAAGGCTGGCGAGAAGATCTCGGTTCGCGATGGCCTGCGCGGGCTCCTGCTTCCCTCCGGCAATGACATGGGGAATGCGTTTGCCGAGCATTTCCATGCGCGCCTGCAGCCTCCCGGCAAGGAGACCCCCGACAGTGTGCTGACCCCCGGATTTCGCACGCGTGCCAATTTCATCGCGGAGATGAACCGTGAAGCCATCCGCCTTGGCATGAAGAACACGGTCTACCGCCAATCCTATGGTGATGGCGGCGAGGACAAAGACCCCACCACCACAGCGCGCGACCTCGTCATCCTCGCCGTTGCCGCGATGAAGGACCCCGCATTTGCCGAGGTCGTGAAGACGCAGAAATACACGGGCAAGGTCCTGCTGCCGGGAACCACGACGAAGACCCGCGAGATCACCTGGGAGAACTCCAACCAACTGCTCAAGCTTGGCAACTACGATGGCGTGAAGACCGGCATGACGAATCTTGCCGGATACTGCCTCATCGCCCGAGGTGAGCAGAATGGCGTGCGGCTGATTGTTACCATACTCGGCGCGTCCTCAGAAGAGGTGCGCTATGCGGAGGTGCGGAACCTCTTCCGCTGGTGGTGGGGGCGCGGTGCGACGGTACGGCGGTGA
- a CDS encoding YcxB family protein yields MTITSDITASDLRALYWRVMLPERLRLGFAISLPGFVMWLCLAGARGPEFILVLQYFGMLCSWLFVALSFSFLWTYLASRKQWESWMQAAGKYTYEWADRQLTVTEAGGRREFPTHTIKSVEDTPEHVFIIMRKGPHYVIARSSLTADEEEAVRSFREAVAFASLHVDMLHKNQMPREEAISKFNAARWLAVGFALVLPFTLGVGGWLPVRSMVTASLCAVVVLSSALGSWRGRQRTFLVVIFAVWILGPSIAGVREESFRSDWYLQWLCLTGLLSTLPLLIFSRFFRRLGKLDEAEVA; encoded by the coding sequence ATGACCATTACCTCCGACATCACCGCTTCAGACCTCCGCGCGCTCTACTGGCGTGTCATGCTGCCGGAGAGGCTGCGGCTGGGCTTTGCGATTTCCCTCCCGGGGTTCGTCATGTGGTTGTGTCTCGCAGGAGCCAGGGGTCCTGAATTCATCCTGGTCCTCCAGTACTTCGGGATGCTCTGCTCCTGGTTGTTCGTGGCACTCTCTTTCAGTTTCCTTTGGACATACCTCGCCAGTCGCAAGCAGTGGGAAAGCTGGATGCAGGCCGCAGGAAAGTACACCTACGAGTGGGCGGACAGACAGCTCACCGTGACGGAAGCCGGGGGGCGTCGCGAGTTTCCCACCCACACCATCAAGTCCGTGGAGGACACGCCGGAGCATGTCTTCATCATCATGCGGAAGGGGCCGCACTATGTCATCGCCAGGAGCAGTCTCACTGCGGACGAAGAGGAGGCTGTGAGGTCATTCAGGGAGGCGGTGGCCTTTGCCAGTCTGCACGTGGACATGCTCCATAAAAATCAAATGCCCAGAGAGGAGGCCATTTCCAAATTCAATGCGGCGCGCTGGTTGGCGGTGGGTTTTGCGTTGGTACTTCCTTTTACCCTTGGCGTGGGGGGATGGCTCCCAGTGAGGTCCATGGTGACGGCCTCTCTATGTGCCGTGGTGGTGCTGTCCAGCGCCCTGGGCTCATGGCGCGGCAGGCAGCGGACTTTTTTGGTAGTGATCTTTGCCGTGTGGATTCTTGGTCCGTCCATCGCGGGAGTACGTGAGGAGTCTTTTCGTAGTGATTGGTATCTTCAGTGGCTGTGCCTCACTGGACTCTTGTCCACCTTGCCTCTGCTCATCTTTTCCCGTTTCTTCCGCCGCCTTGGAAAGCTGGATGAGGCTGAAGTCGCCTGA
- a CDS encoding YcxB family protein, translating to MLITTEVTEKDYRALQWSVLIDRAKLHLGVFACLPLAAFLLWFFRGADEAAILPARVFAFIIGGVGLLLLAIIAGAFFSRNKLLGGKPVPLGPHTYEVSEKSLSVTSDQRRMEFPVTSLRCVTVTSSHFFVVPRQGTDLIIPRRGLNAEQTEALITFGDAVNLSATLIDRFLGQKTIPVEDVARSFAIMRWSSLAMIFALPFAFGHGPISAGSLVRPAVFGVLFLVCMLLAWRSRKQTWYSMAFCLVVLILPLSRRGEGLMHDGQIYQWALTLYTVAGLPLLLFPRFFRRLIRIPETAAPAQQSASVS from the coding sequence ATGCTCATCACCACCGAAGTCACCGAGAAGGATTACCGTGCCTTGCAGTGGTCCGTCTTGATTGACCGCGCAAAGCTTCATTTGGGTGTCTTTGCCTGCCTTCCTCTGGCGGCGTTTCTTTTGTGGTTCTTCAGGGGAGCGGATGAGGCCGCGATCCTCCCGGCTCGGGTTTTCGCCTTTATCATTGGCGGCGTAGGACTCCTCTTGCTAGCCATCATCGCAGGGGCGTTTTTCAGCCGGAACAAGCTTCTGGGCGGCAAACCTGTGCCACTCGGACCGCACACTTATGAGGTGAGTGAGAAATCGCTCTCGGTGACGAGTGACCAGCGCCGCATGGAGTTTCCGGTGACTTCTCTTCGCTGCGTGACTGTAACCTCATCGCATTTCTTCGTGGTGCCGCGTCAGGGTACGGACCTCATCATCCCCCGGCGTGGTCTCAATGCTGAGCAGACAGAGGCATTGATCACATTTGGCGATGCGGTGAATCTCTCCGCGACATTGATCGATCGCTTTTTGGGGCAGAAGACAATTCCCGTGGAGGACGTCGCTCGATCCTTCGCCATCATGCGGTGGTCGTCACTCGCGATGATCTTCGCCTTGCCCTTCGCCTTCGGCCACGGTCCCATAAGCGCGGGTTCGTTGGTGCGGCCAGCTGTGTTTGGGGTTCTGTTCCTGGTATGCATGCTCCTGGCTTGGCGTTCTCGCAAACAAACGTGGTACAGCATGGCCTTCTGTTTGGTCGTCCTCATATTACCACTGAGCCGCCGGGGGGAGGGGCTCATGCATGATGGACAGATCTACCAGTGGGCGTTGACTCTGTACACGGTTGCCGGTCTTCCTCTTCTGTTGTTCCCGCGTTTCTTCCGCCGTCTGATCCGGATTCCCGAAACGGCAGCCCCGGCCCAGCAAAGTGCATCCGTGTCCTGA
- a CDS encoding thioredoxin-like domain-containing protein, producing the protein MRIPHFTSLALSLASLLAFAVVPGLSAQNTVYSAVQGSLVKASGRGVESCDASSLQDARYIAIYFSASWCPPCRAFTPSLVSWYNRNKAANPHFELIFVSSDETAADMANYMKAYNMEWPALAFNRRNVGALVRYKGSAIPCLVLIDESGTVLSHSFVGGTYVGPQKVLRDIARILEENPATAPKRATAASPAMARSAAPQTGRGTDARIGTGEGATAVTVDKAGGTGAAAARWILSKSLGPQLFAPGQ; encoded by the coding sequence ATGAGGATCCCCCACTTCACCAGCCTGGCCCTGTCGCTGGCCTCGCTGCTGGCATTTGCTGTAGTTCCCGGGCTCAGTGCTCAAAACACGGTGTATTCCGCCGTCCAGGGGTCACTGGTGAAGGCCTCAGGCAGAGGTGTCGAGTCCTGTGACGCCTCCTCACTTCAGGATGCCAGGTATATCGCCATTTACTTTTCCGCCTCCTGGTGCCCCCCCTGCCGCGCTTTCACCCCGAGCCTGGTCAGTTGGTACAATCGGAACAAAGCCGCCAATCCCCACTTCGAGCTCATCTTCGTAAGCAGCGATGAGACCGCTGCCGACATGGCAAACTACATGAAGGCGTACAACATGGAGTGGCCCGCCCTGGCCTTCAACAGGAGGAATGTGGGGGCACTGGTGAGGTATAAAGGGAGCGCCATCCCGTGCCTGGTGCTCATTGATGAAAGCGGCACGGTGCTCTCCCACTCCTTTGTTGGTGGGACCTACGTTGGCCCACAGAAGGTACTGAGAGATATAGCGAGGATCCTGGAAGAGAATCCCGCCACCGCACCCAAGCGGGCCACCGCCGCCAGCCCGGCCATGGCAAGAAGCGCAGCACCCCAAACAGGAAGAGGAACTGATGCAAGAATTGGAACTGGAGAGGGTGCGACTGCTGTAACAGTAGACAAAGCCGGTGGGACGGGGGCGGCAGCAGCGCGCTGGATCCTTTCAAAATCGCTGGGTCCACAACTGTTCGCACCCGGGCAATAG
- a CDS encoding GNAT family protein, whose protein sequence is MLSWRYAPPYGMYSIHPQDRRAAIKELLRPELHYVAVLDELDDLIAFRCFGPDAQVPGGSYVEEALDLGGGLRPDLTGKGLGRHVIAAAMNYAIGRFSPTLFRTTVASFNQRAAKVCERLGYQVARSFVRPSDGMSFNIFLKEAQMVELVIPMTEA, encoded by the coding sequence ATGCTCTCATGGCGCTACGCACCTCCGTACGGCATGTACAGTATTCATCCGCAGGACCGGCGTGCGGCAATCAAGGAATTGCTTCGTCCCGAGCTGCACTATGTGGCGGTGCTGGATGAGCTGGACGACCTGATCGCGTTCCGTTGCTTCGGCCCGGATGCCCAAGTGCCAGGTGGTAGCTACGTGGAAGAGGCGCTGGACCTCGGCGGAGGATTGCGCCCAGACCTTACCGGAAAGGGCCTGGGGCGGCATGTCATCGCCGCAGCGATGAACTATGCCATAGGGAGATTTTCTCCCACGCTCTTTCGGACGACGGTCGCGAGCTTCAACCAGAGGGCGGCGAAAGTCTGCGAGCGCCTCGGCTACCAAGTTGCTCGCTCCTTCGTGCGCCCTTCTGATGGCATGTCGTTCAACATCTTTCTCAAAGAAGCGCAGATGGTCGAGCTGGTGATTCCGATGACGGAAGCATGA
- the uxaC gene encoding glucuronate isomerase: MSLIHDDFLLTTKAARRLYHEYAENEPIYDYHTHLPVDEMARDQKFETLAHIWLGGDHYKWRAMRANGIPESHVTGNAPWKEKFLAFAKTVPHTLRNPLYHWTALELKRFFGIDEPLNEKTAESIWNRCNEQLATPEYSCRNLLSRSNVRVVCSTDDPTDTLEHHQAVAKLSDFPVKVYPTFRPDAGMRLEDVPAWNAWVDKLAGITGQACDTLDSFLQGIRQRHDFFHSIGGRLSDHGLTNMDTETATDAEAKSIFDQARAGKALSAEAITRFRSYLMLYFGQLDAEKGWTKQLHLGALRNTNARLFKSLGRDIGCDSIDDPSHAQGLRFYLDTLEQRGHLPKVVLYNLHPKDNYIFSTIIGNYQGNEQGVAGRLQFGSGWWFLDCLEGMEWQINALSSTGLLSHFVGMLTDSRSFLSPPRHEYFRRILCNLIGRDMENGLVPDDYELVGGMVKRICYANAHAYFGMDVARG, from the coding sequence ATGTCTCTGATTCACGACGACTTCCTCCTGACGACCAAGGCTGCCCGGCGGCTCTACCATGAGTATGCCGAGAATGAGCCCATTTACGACTACCACACCCACCTCCCGGTGGATGAGATGGCGCGGGACCAGAAATTTGAGACGCTCGCCCACATCTGGCTGGGGGGTGACCACTACAAGTGGCGCGCGATGCGGGCCAATGGCATCCCGGAGAGCCATGTGACCGGCAATGCGCCGTGGAAGGAGAAGTTCCTCGCGTTCGCCAAGACGGTGCCGCACACGCTGCGCAATCCGCTCTACCACTGGACGGCGCTGGAGTTGAAGCGCTTCTTTGGCATCGACGAGCCCCTGAATGAAAAGACGGCGGAGAGCATCTGGAACCGCTGTAACGAGCAACTGGCCACGCCGGAGTACTCCTGCCGGAACCTGCTCTCCCGCTCGAATGTGCGCGTGGTGTGCTCCACGGATGATCCCACGGATACGCTGGAGCATCACCAAGCCGTGGCGAAGCTCAGTGACTTCCCCGTGAAGGTGTATCCCACCTTCCGCCCGGACGCGGGCATGCGCCTGGAAGACGTGCCTGCGTGGAATGCCTGGGTGGACAAGCTCGCGGGCATCACGGGACAGGCGTGCGATACGCTGGATTCCTTCCTGCAGGGCATTCGCCAGAGACATGACTTCTTCCACTCCATTGGCGGACGCCTAAGCGACCATGGTCTCACAAATATGGACACGGAGACGGCGACGGATGCCGAGGCAAAGTCCATCTTCGACCAGGCACGCGCGGGCAAGGCGCTCTCGGCAGAGGCCATCACGCGCTTCCGCTCCTACCTGATGCTCTACTTCGGCCAGCTCGATGCGGAGAAGGGCTGGACGAAGCAGCTCCACCTCGGTGCGCTGCGCAACACGAACGCCCGCCTCTTCAAGAGCCTCGGTCGTGACATCGGCTGCGACTCCATTGATGACCCGTCCCACGCCCAAGGCCTGCGCTTCTACCTCGATACGCTGGAGCAGCGCGGCCACCTGCCGAAGGTGGTGCTCTACAACCTGCACCCGAAGGATAACTACATCTTCTCCACCATCATCGGAAACTATCAGGGCAATGAGCAGGGCGTCGCAGGACGTCTGCAGTTCGGCAGCGGTTGGTGGTTCCTCGATTGTCTGGAGGGCATGGAGTGGCAGATCAATGCGCTGAGCTCCACGGGCCTGCTGAGCCACTTCGTGGGCATGCTCACGGATTCACGCAGCTTCCTCTCCCCTCCCCGTCACGAGTACTTCCGCCGCATCCTGTGCAACCTCATCGGCCGCGACATGGAGAATGGGCTGGTGCCAGATGACTACGAACTCGTCGGTGGCATGGTGAAGCGCATCTGCTACGCGAACGCCCATGCGTACTTCGGCATGGATGTGGCGAGAGGCTAA